The Budorcas taxicolor isolate Tak-1 chromosome 8, Takin1.1, whole genome shotgun sequence genome includes the window CTCTGCTGCAGCTGCTTCTGGTACTGGAtcactttctccttctcctccttccacaCCAGCCGCTCGTGCTGGAACCCGGAGGACATCTGGTCATGCCCCTGCCGCTCCTCCTTGAGCTCTGCGCGCAGCCTCTCCAGCTCGCGCTGAAGGGCGGGCACGTCGTCCGCGGAGGCGGGACCCAGGGCGGCCGCGTCCCTGCTCCGCTGCAGGGCGGCCTGGGCCCGCAGCTCCAGCAGCTCCTGCTCCAGCAGGTTCACCTTCTCCCGCAGGAGCTCCGCCTCGTTCTTCTTGCGCTGCAGCTCGTTTTCGCACACCTCCAGCTCCAGGCCCTTGGTGCGCAGCGCGCTCTCCAAGTCCTGCGTCTTCAGCTCCAAACTCTCCAGGCGGCCCCGCGTGTCCTTCAGCTGAGCCTTCAGGTTGAGGATCTCGCTGGCCTTGGCGTTGATCTCTGTTTGGGACTCCTTCAGCTGCTGCTTCAGGAGGGAGATCTCTCCGGACTTCTGGCACACCTGCCACGGGGCAGGGCAAGGACAAGAGAGAGCCAAGGGGTGAGAGTCCGCACGTACGGGGCATCTGACTGCTTAAAAGCACTTAATTCTACGCGATCCAGTGATTGGGACCCGTGGTTTTCACTGCGGaggatgcgggttcagtccctgatcggggaactaagctCCTGAAAGCcacccagtgcggccaaaaataaaaagaactaagCTAGTCCTCACACGGTGCCTGGAAAGAGCCCCCAGCATGGTGGTCTGGGCGACCCACGAAGGCCAAGCCCCTCTGTGAGGCTCCTTTCATTCTGAATCTGGCTGGGTCTGTCCACAAGCCTGCCTCACCCCCAATTCAGAGTCTAAATCTCAGTccatacccaaactcatgtccctgttgtttagttgctaagtcctggctttgagacctcatggactgtagcccaccaagctcctctgtccatgggattctccaggcaagaatactggagtgccatttccttttccaggggatcttcctgacccagggatcaaatctgtgtctcttatgtcgaCTACTTTGgcaggtagttttttttttttttttttttaaccactgggggagtccacccaaacttatAGCTATGTATAAATTAAGGGCCAGTGGTTTAATCTGCCCACAGCTGGTAGCTCCACTATCTACTTTAACATCAATGATGTCAATTTGGGGTCTGCCTAACTTCTATCATTTGTGTATATGCTCACACCCTCTGGCCTCACCCCTGCACatactctctccttcctcttgggATAAAGACAATATTCATACAATCATGGCTGCACCCCAGCAACCAATTGGGCTCAGAGACAGTGCCCAGCTGGCATCTGCCAAATGATGAGCCACTGTTCTCCCCAGCGCCCTCCACCATTTCTACTTCAGTCTCCATCAAAAGTTGGCTAAGAGCAGCAAACAAAACTAATGACACTAATGACACTGACACAGACCATGTGTCTATGGAGTCCTGGCCACTGGGGGTCACGACTCCAAGGTCAGTCTGGCTGGCTGTGTCACAAGAGCATTTTCTGCCAGCCTGCAGGAAAGATGGCCAGAATGAAGGCCAGGCCTGGGCCTCCACAGAATAGAGTCTTTGAGCAAGACTGGAAGTATtaatatttcctcttttcttcttcaggtAGAACCACCCCTTTTTCTCATGCACCACCTCTGAAGTGTGCACAGCCCCACCACCATGCTTGGCTGGGACTGAAACAGCCTTCCGAGGGTGAACCTGGATTTGCGTCATGCAGGGGGCAGCAGAGCCGTGGCTGAGGATGGGGCCTCGCTTTGAATCCAGAGTGACCCGGCCAATTCTGCATCCATTAGCACAGTAGCATTATGAACATAAAACTCTGAACTCTGGGACCTGGGATCAGATCCTGGCTCTGGTATCTGTTATGTGGTGACTTTGGCAAGTCATCTAACAAGCTCTTTGCTATTATAATTGTTCTCCGTGCTTCAGTGTCCTTAACTCTAAATTGAGTTTCATAGGGCTGTTGTAAAGGTTAAATAAAAGGACCTGGAACCTGGCATTAATAAACACTCTAtgaattattgttattataaacatGTTTGTAATATATCTctatatttttgtgaaaatttacTTCATTTATTGTTTTACTAATAGTCTGACTGGACAACCTGGGAATGAGGTCACAGCCATATCCAGCTTAGTTCTGGATTAGACAAGCAAGAACGGATGCATAATGCTAGCGCTGGCTTATGTTCTGAGATGGGCCAAAGTGTTCTCAAGTCCTGGCTGAGAAACCATGGCTGGGAAAGGGTCTCCTGAACCAACactgatgagaaaaagaaaggcactGGTCCCATGGCTGGGGTCCTTTCCTCTTTGGGAAACCTGGCAAACAGACAGTGACACTCCCTGCCCCCCTGTCTAGTGCCTCTATCCATCACTTCCTCAGAAAGGCTCTTTTTCCTTTACCCTTGAGAACACCTGTCATTCTAATTTCCAGAATAAGCACAGGAGATCAGTTCAGACAGATGGCTGCATGGCTGATGGTGTGCCGCCCCCACCTAGGGGTGACGCTGGTCTAACCAGACCCAGTGAGCCCTCAACCCCTTCCCAGGGGAGTCTCTGGGGTGAATGCCATGCGCACACCTCTTCTGGTCCCTGCACCACCTTTAGAGGCCCATCAGGTGAGAAAAGTGAGCAGGATATGGGGGTTAGGCTGTTCTCCAGTGAGACCAGGGGCAGCCACCTAATTTCCAAGTGTGCCTGagggtgtgcatgtgtatatgagTCCTCTTTCTTCCTGCTCTATGCTTCCATCTCAGCCCACCTAACAGAAGCTCCACCTGCACTTCTATGAGGACTGGCCAACTCTGTCCCCGAGACCTGCACAGATGTGACCACTCCCACCAGTGGATGAGGTCCCTTTCCTCAAAAGTCACAGatgagggccttccctggtggtctactggttgagactccatgctcccagtgcagggagcttgggttcaatccttggtcagggaactaagaccccacatgccgtgttgtagccaaaaagttaaaaaaaaaatcccgcaGCTTTGGAACTGTGATGTTTTCGGAgtgcaacaaaaacaacaacaaaaagataaagaaaaaacatcacAAATAGTGCTACGGTCTTTTGTGGCTTTCATGAACCAGAGATGGTTTGTGGTCCTGTAGAGCCTCTGTGAGCAGATGCACTGAGGTGGCCCTCAGACAGCCTGGCTGGGACTTGGTTCCCTTGTTCTAGTTTCTCAGCCAACGACTCAATTAGTAAATTCAGTTCTGGCCATGAGGCATCTGGTTGGGGAGATGAAGAAGCCCAGACTAAGAAAATCTCCAACATGGTTTACTGGGGAGCCctttctttgggtcaggaagcCAGCACTCCAGCCCAGTTTTCCGGGGCAATTGTGTTCCCACCCCTGTTGCTCCAGtagttcagctggtgaagaatctgcctgcaatgcacaagaccccagttcgattcctgggttgggaagattccgtggagaaaggataggctacccactctagtattcttgggtttctctgatggcttagatggtaaagaatctgcctgcaatgcaggagacctgggtttgatccctgggttggaagatcccctggaggagagcatggcagcctgctccagtattcttgcctggagaagcctggcaggctacagtcaatgggattgcaaagagtcggacatgactgagcgacttcacacttcTCCCTGTTGCCTAGAGCCTGGAGGAGACCTGGAGAAAGTGGTGGGGAATGCAGGCACTgaacccctgcccacccccccgcCCATGCCCTCATCCTTACCTCCCACTGCGTCTCCTCCAGTGCAGGGGCAAAGCTGGTCTTCTCCTTCTCGTAAGACCTGAGTTTGGTCTCCAGCAGGTCCTGCTCCTTCATGAGGCTCTCGAGTTCCTGCCGGAGCTGCCGTTTCTCCTGCTGGAGCTGGAGCACCTGGAGATGCAGGACCTGCTGGGCACGCTGGCTCTTCTGTGCGGCCACCTTCATCTTGCCTTTGGCTTCCAGCCCCTCCAGCTCATCCTTGCAGCGCCGCGGCCGCTCCTCATAAGGTTGGCTGGCGGCCAGCTCCTTCTCCTCGAAGCTGCGGTGCAGTCTCTGCAGCTCACCCTCCCTCTCCAGCAGCTGCTTCTCCAGCTCCTGGATGGTGCACTGGTCCGTGGAGATGGGGGAGCGCACAGAGCCCTTGTCCTTGCTTGCGTGGGccagcttgctgcccccgtcggaGAAAGACAGGGCCTTCAGGCTCATCATGTTGCTGTCTTGGAGGACAATGCCCTGTGTGATGTTGTGGGCTGAGCCCCCAAACCGGCTGGCGGGCCCCACCGGAGTGACCAGCGGGTCCAGCTGGTAGCTGCTGCTGGTACTGTGGGTGGGCAGGCTGGACATGGAGTTCCGGCCAGAGTCGGACAATGCCCCGGAGCACAGGCTGGGCTTCAGCTCCTGCTCCTTGGGCTTGTCCAGAGGTGCGGGATGCAGCTGGTGGCCGGCGCTCTCAGGGGATGAGTGGAGGATGGCGCCTGACCGAGGCAGCACTGGCTTGAAGGCCGTGGGTCTCACAGCACCTTTCTCAGAACCCTGGGGAGGAAAACAGCCATACTGACCCTGTGTCTCCCTGCGATGAGCCCTGAGTCAGGTATGCATGCCAGCCACATGGCAGCTTACTGGTCGGGGGCTGCAGGTGACCTCACCTGTTACTCTGAAAGGTGGTGAACCTCCCTCAAGGAGGAGGAATTCCTCCATGCCTGTCCTTAAAGATCATCAGGCCCTTTGTTTTGGGAACTGCTAACCAGTTTGTCACCAGTTTCTCCAAGATGACAGCCTTTTAGGTTTACTGGCTGAGACCCCCATGCCAGGGTTCTGGGGCTCCGTGTGCTGCAGGTAAGGATGCTGGACACACTGTCCTCAGGGAAGTTCATCCCTGCTTCTTCCCCATTACTCCCAGTTGGCCAGCAGCTGGAACTCTGGCCGTGGCCTCCCCCAGTGGTTGGGAGAACTGCTTGAAATAAGTCTTTTCCCTAAAGCCATCATTTTCATTATTAGAGGACTTCAAAGTTTACAAGCTGTTTACTTTGAAAAGCTTAAAACTCTATCCAACACGTGGGCCATTTCCTAGCATATTAATGCATAGATTCATCCTCCCAGGTGAGGCCAGGGTACTGAATAGGAACAATGCTTCTAGCACCGACTGGCAGGACCCATGAGAACTTAAACTGGGACGAGGGATGGATTTCCGAGCACCTGGGATTCTCTGCCCTCATCCTTGCTAGATTGGTGATGATAACAAACccgagggactttcctggtggtccagtgtttaagactccgtGCATCCACTTCAGGGGGTGCGAGTTCTattcctggtgagggaactaagatcccgcaagccacgcAGCATGGTGAAAAACTAACTACCAAACTCACAGCTCTTATCCCACCAAAGATGCTTTGGGGCTGGTTTCAGTGAGAGCTGCTCTCCCACCAGATCAGCAAAGGAGGAGAAAGCCCACCTCTGTGAGTCCTCTAACAAGAGAGCCTGCCAGATCTCTTCAGGTGGGCTCTCCACCTGCTTTTCCAGATGGTAAGCGagcccctctcccttcccacGCACTTGAAAACACTGCTATCGGTCCTGTCTTGGCAATCCTGAGTTACAGCCCAGCGAGTTCAGAAAGGCTTGCATTCTCCGATTGCTCTGTGCTAAAAAGCTCACCCAGGACTTTTGCATTATGAGACTGATCAATGTGTCTATTCCTTTGTCCAATCTTGCTCTCTGGTGTGGCTGAGCACTCCTGCCCTCTCTGCATCATTCAGTAATGTAAGCGTTCTCAGTGATGTAAGCATTTAAGACCTTCACCGCCGCCGCTCTCAGCCCCAGGCCTCTTTCCTGACTTTCCAATCCAGCCACCCACACCAGAGACCCCCCCACTTACCATCTCTAGCTGATTGGAGAAGGGCAAGAGCTTCGGGGGGGTGGACGGGTCGAAGTCCACCCCTGCCTGGCCCCCTAGGTCCCCACTGGACAGTGCCGTGTAATCAGGGCGGTGGGAGCCCCGGGCCTTCTGGCTGACCTTGATGTAGAAGAAGTCTTCGCTCTTGCCCATTTTGGAGCTGGACTTGCCATGCCCTGAGTCTTGGGAGAAGCCAAACCTCAGCAGCCCGTCTGAATAGCGGTTGAGCTTCTTGAGGTGGGAAGACTTGCGCAGCTTGTACTGAGAGGCCCGGCAGTGCTTGCTGTGGAAGCCGTGGCCGGAGATGAGGCTGCTGACGCTACCCATGGCGACACGGGGGCCGAGGACAGCTGGGGCAGAGCGGGGACCTGGCGTGGCAGGGGCGGCGAGGGGCAGTCCTGGCTCCGAGAAGAGACTGCAGTCATAGCAGAAGCCTCACAGAGCCTGGGAGAGCTGAGACCTGGAAGGAGACATAAGCAGAAGTCAGCCTGGATGGGCTGGCCATGGCACATCCCCACTGGTGACCAACCTCGAGATCTGGGCAGCAGCAAAATGCGTGTTTTCCCCTAACAGAGGCTCAGCCCTGTCTCTGTCTCAATGGGCTCCCCTCTCATTCTTCCTTTGTCCTCTAATTCAGCAAACATCTGCTAGAAGCCTCCAATGGGATgactctcttcttctttttttttttttaatttttattcttttttttaacaccaaaaacattctgtattagggtatagctgattaacaatgttgtgacagtttcaggtgaataacaaagggactcagccatacatatgcatgtatccattctcccctcaaacccgcctcccatccaggctggcacataacattgaatagagttccatgTGGTATACAaaggtttttgttggttattcgctttaaatatagcagtgtgtacatgaccttccaaAAGTCcgtaactatcccttcccccccaGCAactgtgagtttgttttctaagtctgttagGTTTTTCCTGTTTCGTAAGtcagctcatttgtatcatttctttttagatcccacataaaAGGGATGTCatatatttctcctctgtctgacttacttcactcagtatgatactctctagattcattcatgttgctgcaaatggccttatttcattctttttaatgagtaatgtcccattgtatgtatgtaccacgtcttctttgaGACGGCTTACTTCTCAGCACTGGGATGCCGGGGTGAACAGTTACAGTCCCTGCACTCAGGGGGCTTGTGTGTGGTGAAGGGTGGACAGGCCATAAACAGATCAATGTGTGTGACCTCAAGTGATCTGTGTGCTTCAGGGGAAATAAAGCCAAGTGAATGGGATGGAATTCTGTTGTTGTACTAGTCGCTCACTcagacttcttgtgaccccacggactatagcccgtaaggcttctctgtccgtagacttttccaggcaagaatactggaatgggtagccattcccttctctaggggatcttcccgatccaggaatcgaacccaggtctcccacaccgcaggcagactctttaccgtctgagccaccaggaaggggaAGTGGTTCTTTTATGCAGGGAAAACAGAGGAAACCTCTCTGTTTGGTGTCATTTGAAGagaccccaagaaaatgaaggagaaagcTATGTGGAGATCTGTGGGGAGAAAGAGGAAGCTCAGGGGTAGCCCCAAGTGCAAAGCCCTGAGTCCCTGAGTGGAATGTGTTGGGCATTTGTGAGACCAGCAAGGAGGCCAGTCTGGCTGGAAGGTAGTTAGCAGTGGGGGTTTGGAGGACACAGACGTCAGAGAGCTAGTAGGTGCCAGGCAGAAGGAGCCTGACTGGCCATAGAGGTTTTGGCTTTAGTCTGAGATAAGAAGCCCCCAGATGGCTTTAAGCAGCTGACAACTTGGTCTGACTTGGGTTGTGGAgggtcactctggctgctgtacagaaaagagcCACTGAAGAGCTTGAGTTGGAGGTGCTGGGCCTGTTAcctcagctgagtgactaacatggcTAGGCTAGGGTGGTAGCTGTGGGTTCGATTtctcttcaattttatttttatttacttagtcTTGACTGTGCTGGCTCTTCGCGACtttgcgggcttttctctagttgtggtgcacgggcct containing:
- the LZTS1 gene encoding leucine zipper putative tumor suppressor 1, with product MGSVSSLISGHGFHSKHCRASQYKLRKSSHLKKLNRYSDGLLRFGFSQDSGHGKSSSKMGKSEDFFYIKVSQKARGSHRPDYTALSSGDLGGQAGVDFDPSTPPKLLPFSNQLEMGSEKGAVRPTAFKPVLPRSGAILHSSPESAGHQLHPAPLDKPKEQELKPSLCSGALSDSGRNSMSSLPTHSTSSSYQLDPLVTPVGPASRFGGSAHNITQGIVLQDSNMMSLKALSFSDGGSKLAHASKDKGSVRSPISTDQCTIQELEKQLLEREGELQRLHRSFEEKELAASQPYEERPRRCKDELEGLEAKGKMKVAAQKSQRAQQVLHLQVLQLQQEKRQLRQELESLMKEQDLLETKLRSYEKEKTSFAPALEETQWEVCQKSGEISLLKQQLKESQTEINAKASEILNLKAQLKDTRGRLESLELKTQDLESALRTKGLELEVCENELQRKKNEAELLREKVNLLEQELLELRAQAALQRSRDAAALGPASADDVPALQRELERLRAELKEERQGHDQMSSGFQHERLVWKEEKEKVIQYQKQLQQSYLAMYQRNQRLEKALQQLARGDGAGEPFEIDLEGADIPYEDIIATEI